The Primulina tabacum isolate GXHZ01 chromosome 16, ASM2559414v2, whole genome shotgun sequence genome window below encodes:
- the LOC142530201 gene encoding inorganic phosphate transporter 1-4-like, producing the protein MSGDNLKVLNALDVAKTQWYHFTAIIIAGMGFFTDAYDLFCISLVTKMLGRIYYHVEGSPKPGTLPPNVSAAVNGVALCGTLAGQLFFGWLGDKMGRKKVYGVTLMLMCLCSVASGLSFGSSAKSVMTTLCFFRFWLGFGIGGDYPLSATIMSEYANKKTRGAFIAAVFAMQGFGILAGGIFGMIISTAFEAKFKAPAYEVDPIASTIPQADYVWRIILMVGAVPALLTFYWRLKMPETARYTALVAKNAKQAASDMSKVLQVDIEAEQHKVEQMVQQKAAYGLFSKEFLQRHGLHLLGTTSTWFLLDIAFYSQNLFQKDIFSAIGWIPPAKTMNAIQEVFTIARAQTLIALCSTVPGYWVTVALIDVIGRFAIQIIGFFFMTVFMFALAFPYNHWTHPDNRIGFVAMYSLTFFFANFGPNATTFVVPAEIFPARLRSTCHGISAASGKLGAIIGAFGFLYLAQNQDPKKADAGYPAGIGVKNSLILLGVVNLLGLLFTFLVPESKGKSLEEMSGENEDVNEEAGSSNRTAPVA; encoded by the coding sequence ATGTCGGGGGACAACTTGAAAGTGCTGAACGCTCTCGATGTAGCCAAGACACAATGGTACCATTTCACCGCAATCATCATTGCGGGAATGGGATTTTTCACCGATGCGTACGATCTCTTCTGCATATCACTCGTCACCAAAATGCTCGGTCGCATATACTACCACGTTGAGGGATCACCGAAGCCAGGAACCCTGCCGCCGAATGTATCTGCAGCTGTTAATGGCGTTGCCCTCTGCGGAACGTTAGCAGGACAGCTCTTCTTTGGCTGGCTTGGCGACAAAATGGGACGGAAAAAGGTCTACGGAGTCACGCTCATGCTCATGTGCCTTTGCTCCGTTGCGTCGGGCCTTTCTTTCGGGAGCAGCGCGAAATCAGTAATGACTACTCTGTGCTTCTTCAGATTCTGGCTAGGTTTCGGTATTGGTGGAGATTACCCTCTATCGGCCACCATCATGTCGGAGTATGCTAACAAGAAAACTCGGGGGGCCTTTATTGCCGCGGTGTTTGCTATGCAGGGATTTGGGATTCTAGCAGGAGGGATATTTGGTATGATAATTTCTACCGCGTTTGAGGCGAAATTCAAGGCACCGGCTTACGAGGTTGATCCGATTGCCTCCACGATTCCTCAGGCAGATTATGTTTGGAGAATTATTTTGATGGTCGGTGCAGTCCCTGCTTTGCTGACATTTTACTGGAGGCTGAAGATGCCCGAAACAGCCCGTTACACTGCCCTGGTGGCCAAGAATGCGAAACAGGCGGCTTCCGATATGTCTAAGGTGTTGCAGGTGGATATTGAGGCTGAGCAGCATAAGGTGGAGCAGATGGTGCAGCAGAAGGCGGCATACGGGTTGTTTTCCAAAGAATTTCTCCAACGCCATGGATTGCACTTGCTTGGAACAACAAGCACCTGGTTTTTGCTGGACATTGCCTTTTACAGCCAGAATCTGTTCCAGAAAGACATTTTCAGTGCCATTGGATGGATCCCTCCTGCTAAAACCATGAATGCAATTCAAGAAGTTTTCACCATTGCCAGGGCTCAAACTCTGATTGCCCTGTGCAGCACAGTCCCTGGTTACTGGGTAACAGTGGCGCTGATCGATGTAATCGGAAGATTCGCCATTCAAATAATCGGGTTCTTCTTCATGACGGTCTTCATGTTTGCTTTGGCGTTCCCTTACAACCACTGGACTCATCCAGATAACCGGATCGGGTTCGTGGCCATGTACTCGCTCACCTTCTTCTTCGCCAATTTCGGGCCAAACGCAACGACATTTGTCGTGCCAGCCGAGATTTTCCCAGCCAGATTGCGGTCGACGTGCCATGGGATATCAGCTGCATCTGGTAAATTGGGTGCCATAATCGGTGCTTTTGGGTTTTTGTACCTGGCACAGAACCAGGACCCGAAAAAAGCGGACGCAGGATATCCAGCTGGCATCGGGGTTAAGAATTCGCTGATCCTATTAGGCGTTGTCAATCTTTTAGGTTTGTTGTTCACTTTCTTGGTGCCGGAATCCAAGGGAAAGTCTCTGGAGGAGATGTCGGGGGAAAACGAGGACGTTAATGAGGAAGCTGGTAGCAGCAACAGGACAGCTCCCGTAGCTTAA